GGCATCTGCCTGGCGCACAACGTGCCGAACATCTGTGTCAATACCGGGCTGGTATGAATCAATCCTAGCGTCTGTCCCACTTGGTCCCCCGTGCTATATACTCCGCGCTTGCTCTCGACCGTCAGTGTTGTTCTTCTACCCGACCGTCGCCGCATAGTAAAGCACAGCAGGCGAGCGCTCCGGTAGATAGCAGAGCAACAATCTTTCCTGCTTCTCCAATATCCGCATAGCGGAACGTCCCACGAATCCAACAGTGCAAATGCGCCACAATCCTGTCCAATTGATGACAGGTCGCAACAGCATAGAAAAATCGGCACGATCCCGTTATGCTGCTCACCTATCGTCAAAAGCGAGGTTCATGTTTGCCGTCACATTCAGGAGCATTGCGCTTCGCCGCTTTCATCGCTGCCATTCTGATTTGTTCTGCATTGATCGCTCAGCCCGCGCCAACTCCATACATCACGCCGCATGCCCCACTGCTCGGCGCCGCCTGGTATCCCGAGCAATGGCCCGAGTCCCGCTGGGACGCCGATCTCCAGCTCATGCAGGATGCACACCTGAACGTCGTCCGCGTTGGTGAGTTCGCCTGGTCCACCGAAGAGCCATCTGAGGGTCACTACAACTTCGACTGGCTCTCACGCGCCATCGCACTCGCCGCCAAACACCACATCGCCGTCGTCATCGGCACTCCCACCGATGCGCCACCCGCATGGCTCACCTCGAAGTATCCCGACACGCTCGGCACCAACGCCGACGGCCGCCTTCGCCAACACGGCACCCGCCGCCAGTTCTCCTACTCCAGCCCGCACTACCGTGAATTCTGCCGGCAAATCGTCACCGAACTCGCCAAACGCTTCGGCCACAATCCCAACGTCATCGGCTGGCAGATCGACAACGAGTACACCGACGAGTCCTTCGACCCCGCCACACGCCGCCAGTTCCAACAATTCCTCAAAGCCAAGTACAAAACCCTCGACAACCTCAACCGCCACTGGACGACAGCGTATTGGTCACAAACCTACACCGCATGGGACCAGATCCCGATGGAGAACACCGGCGGCAACCCTGGCCTCCTGCTCGATCACAAGCACTTCGTCACCGCCACCTGGCGCAGCTTCCAGCAGAGCCAGATCGACGCACTCCGCCCCTACGTCGCGCCCACGCAGTTCATCACCACCAACATCGGCGGCCTCGGCTGGAGCGACAATTGGGACCACTACCGCATCACACAACCCCTCAACCTAGCCGCCTGGGACGAGTACGTCGGCGAAGGCCACCTGCAAGTCGCAAAAGAAGCCATGATGAACGACTTCGTGCGCGGCTGGAAACGCCAGAACTTCTGGCTCATGGAGACCGAGCCTGGCTCCGTCAACTGGGCGCCCATCAACAACACTCTCGACCGCGGCGAAACCCGCGCGCTCGCCTGGCAAGCCGTAGACCACGGCGCCGACGCCGTCCTCTACTGGCAATGGCGCAGCGCGCTCAACGGGCAGGAACAATATCACGGAGCCATCGTCGGCCCCGACGGCACACCACTCCCCATCTACACCGAAATCCAGCAACTCGGCGCAGACTTCGTTGCAGCCAGCCCAGCGCTCGCTGGCACAACACCCAAATCCGACGTCGCGCTCATCACCACCTACGACAGCCGATGGGCCATCGACTTCCAACCCCACACCAAGCTCTACGAGCAGCAGCAAATCCTGCTCGACTTCTACCGTCCGCTCGAATCCATCGCGCAGTCGGTTGATATCGTCGAAGCCACCACAAATCTCGCCCAGTACAAACTGGTCGTCGCACCCAGCCTCAACGTCATCCCGCAATCACTCGCCGACAATCTCCTCACTTACGTCCGCGCTGGCGGCCGCCTCATCCTCGGCCCGCGCTCCGGCATGAAGGACCAATACAACGCGCTCAACACCCAGCGCCAACCCGGCCCACTCGCCGCCGCACTCGGAGGCCGCGTCGAACAGTTCTACGCGCTCGAATCGCCCATCCCTGTGGGCAACGGCACAGCGAGCATCTGGGCCGAGCAACTCACCGTCACCAACCCTGCCACAAAAGTTGATCTCCGCTATGGCAAATCCAATGGCTGGCTCGACAACCAACCCGCCATGATTACGCGCAGCGTAGGGAAGGGAAGCATCACCTACCTCGGCACCATCCCCGATCCCGCGCTGATGCAATCCATCATGCAATCCGCAACAGCCAGCGCAAACATCCAGCCAGCCTTTGGCCCAATCCCAACAGGAGTAGAAGTCTGCCGCCGCGTCGCGCCCGATCACACCGTCTACATCCTCATCAACCACGGCAAAGCCACGCAGCAAATCAGCCTGCCCAGCACCATGCACGAAGTCTTCACCAATAAAGACGCAGCCACCATCACCCTCGCGCCGCAAGGCGTAGCCGTCCTCACCACCAAGGCAAAATGAAAAACACGCGCCGCCAGTTCCTCCGTAATACGACACTCGCTTCCGCAACCGCAGCCATCGCGCCACGTTTCGCACTAGCAGCACAAGACGAAATCGCCCCATTCCGCACGCCTTACAAATATCCCGAGCTGCTTCTCAAAGGCACAGGCCGCAAAGCCGACTTCGACTCCATCAGCGTCGACGACCCCATCGTCTTCCATGCCGAAGGCGCATTCCACATGCTCTACATCGGCTTCGACGGCACTGGCTACCAGACCGGCCTCGCCACCTCCACCGATCTCCTCCACTGGAAGCGCACCGCGCTCGTCGGTCCGCGCAACCCCGCATCCAAATACACGAAGTACAACCTCGCCCTCAGCTCCATCCTCCGCAACAAACAACTCCGCAGCAACGGCGAAGCCATCAGGATCAACGGCCGCTATCTCGGCGCGTGGAACGCCTACCCCAGCGCAGGCTACGAAGAAGGCGCAGCCGTCATCGGCCTCGCCTGGTCAGACGATCTCCTCCACTGGCAGCTCACCGATCCCGTCCTCTACCCACAAGATGGCGCGCCCTGGGAGCACGGCGGACTTTACCGTCCCGACCTCATGCTCGACCGCGGCACCTACTACCTCTACTACAACGCCAAAACCGACCCGCTCCCGAAATCCGCAGGCGGTGGTTGGCACGAGCAGACAGGTGCAGCTACATCTACCGATCTCAAAACCTGGGCGCGCTACCGGGGCAATCCCATCCTCCGCAACGGCCAGCGCGGCAGTGCAACCTACCCGAAGTCCAACCCACTGTACTCACTCAATCCGCCAACACCCGACGCGCGCGACAGCCGCTTCGCCTCCAATCCATTCGTCGTGCAGAATGGCTGTGACTACGCGATGTTCTACTTCGGCTTCGGCTATCAGCGTCCCGGCCGCGCCTGCGAACTGCTCGCCCTCGGCGCCGATCCCGTCACCTTCGTCAAAGTCCCCGAGGTCCTCATCGATACCGGCGCCCCCGGCAGCATCGACGAAACCTTCGCGCACAAACCCTCTGTCATCACACACGAAGGCGCGCTCTACCACTTCTACTGCGCCGTCAGCGGCAAATGGCCCAACGAAGTCCGCGGCATCGCCGTCGCCCGCTCAAAACCGTGGTGAGCCTCAGTGATGTTTCACCACAAAATGCCAAGCCCCCGAATCGACACGATATACCGTAGCTCCACGTTCATCGCGCAGCTTCATTGCACCACTCTGCGAGACGGCAGTCTCACCGGCCCGTACCGGAACCCACACCGTAGCCGAAGCATTTACCGGCACGCTGACATCAATCGTTAGCGCGCCACCCGCGCGTCGCCAGGCACTCTTCACCATCCCCAGACGTGAGTCATAGCTCGTCCGTACCCAGTCCATTCCATCCACCACACGCGGACGAATCGTAATCCTCTCATCCCTCGCGCGTGACATATCGAAATCAATCCCACCCAGTCCGCGATCGAACCACTCCTCCGCGCCGCCCAGCATAAAGTGGTCCTGCGAGCTATGCGGATTCGCATCCCACGCCTCCGTCAACGCCGTCGCACCCGCGGCCAGTTGCGACCCATAGCTCGGCGGATCTTTGCGCATCATCATCGCCAGCAGAAGATCATTCTCGCCAGCATCCATCAGCGCGCGCAGCATATACGGATACCCGACCTCACCCGTCGTCACATGATCGTCATGCGTGTGAATGTCCGCGACGATATGCGCCAGCACCTCCGCCCGCTTGTCGTCAGGAACGATACCCAGATCCAAAGGCATCGCATTCGCCGTCTGGCTCCCCCGGTCATACTGCGCCGTATCCGCATGAAAGAACCGCGTGTTGAAAGCATCCGCAGTCTGAGCAGCCAACGCCGCATACCTGCGCACATCGTCAGCCTTGCCCAAGACGCCAGCGGCCTTCTCCATCACCTTCGCATCCTGATATAGCATCAGCGTCCCGGTCACACCCATCGTCGTGTTCTTTTCCATCCCCGGCTCGCCCGGCCCAATGTCATACCAGTCGCCCAGCCCATACGCGACGATGCCATCCTGCGCCTTGCTCTTCAAATAATCGACATACCGCTGCATCACCGGATACTCCCGCGCCAACTCCCCAACATCACCATACGCGCGATATGCAGTCCATCCACCCAACACCTCCGCTGAACCCCACTCCGGCGAATCATCAAACACTCCATATCCCTGCTTCGCAAACACCGTGTACTCAGGAGCAATCGTCGGAACCATGCCATCACTCTTCTGCTCATCAGCAATGTTTTCCTCCGTCGCCCGATACAACCCACGCAGATCGTTGTTGAAGAGCAACCCTGGCGCAACCAGATGAGTCTCCTCCAGCCATCCAAGCTTTTCCCGATGCGGACAATCCGTAAACAAGCTCACCTCGTTGTTGTGCATCGCCTCCACAATCAGCTTGTGTATCGAATCCAGCATCGCGTTCGAGCTGGCAAACTCGCCCGTCACCGCCGAAGAAGAATGCACCGCATCCCCGCGCAGTGAACCCACCTCACCCTTGCCGGAAGTCCACTCCACCTGCACATAACGAAACCCGTAGTAGCTGAACCGCGGATGCCACGCCTCCACATCACCCGTCGCGCCCACCGTATAGCTAAACCACTGCGATCCGCGCCGCCCTGCGCCTGAGCTTCGCTGTGACACCGTGCCATCCGCATTCAACAGCTCACCCGGAGTCAGCTTCAACACCGCCCCCTTCGCCCCCTTCACGCGCACCTCAGGCCACCCAGCAAAGTTCTGTCCCAGGTCATACACCGTCACACCGGAACTCACCACCGTCTTCTTCACCGGCTCATACACACGCATCACGCGCAGCGGAGGCGCAACCTCAGCACGTAGTTTGCCGCCAGGCCCATCAACCACTTCAACTGCAGACCACGCATCACTGCGACCACCAACGCGATCCCAACCAGCAATCGCCTTCGTCGCATCGTAGTCCTCGCCGCCATACGTCGAAGAAAACGTAATCGGCCCCGGCGCAGCCATCCAAGAGCCATCCGTCGCTACAACCTCCGAAGTCCCATCCGCATATTCGAGACGCATCTGCACCAGCACCATCGGCCGCCCGAAGCTGTTCACCAGCTTCGTATATCGCCCCGGAGTCTTCACCACATTGAACATCCCGTTGCCCACCATCACGCCCACAGCGTTCCGCCCCACACGCAGCATCCGCGTCACGTCATAAGCGTCATATCGAACCGTCTTGCGATAATCCGTCCACGCCGGAGCAACCTCCGCATCGCCCACCTTCACGCCGTTCAGGTGCACCTCGCCCTGTCCCAGCGCCGACACATCCAGCACCGCCCGCACCAGACGCTTCTTCACCACAAACTCATGCCGAAACACCGGCATCTCCGCCGTCTCGTTCGTCGTGCCCGCTTCACCAATCCACTTCGCGGTCCAAACCGTGGGAGCCATAGTCCAACTCGCAGCCTCGCTCCACCCGGCAGCAATACCGCGCTCATCCCAAACCATCACCTTCCAAAAATAAGTAGCCTCAGGAACCAACTCCTTGCCGTGATACGCGACACCAAACGTCGCATCCGACTTCACACGCCCACTGTCCCACACATCGCCGTGGTCCTTCCCAATGTCACCCGCTGACGAAGCCACCAGCACCCGATAGGCGCTCTGTCCCGCACCGTGCAACGAGCCGCGAGCAGCCAGCTTCCACTCAAGTTGAGGCACATCCTCCACCGACATCGGCCGCGCCTGCGCATCGCACTCCAGTCCCGTCGCCACCATCAGATGACTCTGCGCCTGCGCAACACCACACCCTGCCAACACACACACCGCAACCCAGGCCCGCATCAAGCGCATCGCCAACTCCTCTGGAATATTCCGCATTACAAAACTACCCCGCGCTCTGCTATCGTGTCGCCGTGAATCAAAAGTTTCTCATCATCACGTTCGCCGCCGTCGCCACGCTCGTCTCGCAAGCACAAACCTTCCAGCACTCCGACCTCTCGGCAAACGTAGCCCATCAGGTAGCCAAAGTCCGCGCGGCCAACAGCGATTCCACACATCGCAATCTCTACAGGCCGGACTGGAACTCTCTCGCCCAGTACCGCACGCCGGACTGGTTCCGCGACGCGAAGTTCGGCATCTTCATCCATTGGGGCGTCTACTCCGTTCCGGCATTCGGAAACGAGTGGTACTCGCGCAACATGTACGTCCCCGGCAATGCCGCCTTCCAGCACCAGGTCGCCACCTACGGCTCGCAGACAAAGTTCGGCTACAAAGACTTCATCCCCATGTTCCGCGCGCAGCACTTCGACCCCAACGCCTGGCTCGATCTCTTCACGCAGGCCGGCGCAAAGTACATCGTCCCGGTAGCCGAACACTGCGACGGCTTCCCCATGTACAACTCCTCGATGACCACCTGGGACGCGGCCCGCATGGGCCCACACCGCGACATCATCGCCGAGTTGGAAGCAGCAACCCGCGCCCACGGCCTCTACTTTGGCGTCTCCTCACACCGCGCCGAACACTGGTGGTGGTACGGCACCGGCCGCACCTTCCCGTCCGATGTCGAGGACCCAGCCAACGCCGGCCTCTACGGCCCCGCCGAACCTATGTCGCTCCCCACGCCCGACGGCAAGCCCGCAGCCAAAGAGCCCGACCCCTCACACCTCGAGCGCTGGCTCCCACCCAACCGCGCCTTCCTCGACGACTGGCTCGCCCGCAGCACCGAGCTCGTCGACAAGTACCACCCCGACTTCTTCTACTTCGACTGGTGGATCGGTCAGCCCGCCTTCAAACCCTACCTCCAGCAATTCGCTGCCTACTATTACAACCAGTCCGCGCACCGCGGCCAGCACCCCGTCCTCACCTACAAAGAAGAAGCCATGCCCGCCAACACCGCCACGCTCGACATCGAGCGCGGCAAGCTCGACACCCTCCGCCTGCTCCCCTGGCAAACCGACACCTCCATCAGCATCCACTCCTGGGGCTACGTCGAGCACGACCAGTACCGCACCGCAAAATCCCTCATCCAGCAACTCGTCGACACGGTCAGCAAAAACGGCAATCTCCTCCTCAACGTAGGCCCAAAATCAGACGGCACCATCCCCGAAGAAGCCCGCACCGTATTGCTCGAAATCGGTGCCTGGCTCCGCACCAACGGCGAAGCCATCTACAGCACGCGCCCCTTCATCGTCTTCGGCGAAGGCCCCACCAAGGCCGGCACGAATTCAGCCGAGAAGAATCACGACATCCAGACCTACACCGCCGAGGACATCCGTTACACCGTCCCGAAAGATCCGAGCAGCCACATTCTCTACGCCACCGCGCTCGACTGGCCGGAAGATCATCATCTCCTCCTGCACATCCTTTACAAAGGAAACCCCTATCTCCCCAAGCCAGTCTGTAGCGTCGAACTCCTCGGCGCACCCGGCACGCTTACATTCGAGCAACTCCCCTACGGCCTCTCCGTCACCCTCCCCGCAACGCCACCCAACCCTGACGCCTACGTTCTCCGCATCCAAACCTGCTCCACTCGATGATTGAGCACAAGACAAAAACGTTTATCGGGAGTAGAAGCGAAGGTCAATTCATCGTTCCACGTTGCGGAAGCACCATGCATCCCTCCACATAATTGAGTAAACAGCGCAAAAATCGAAACTCCACGTTAATCCAAGCCTTTCTCGCCATTATCTGTTCCGCAATTCGGTCTAAAAATCCTGCCGCATTCCCCGTTGACAGCAATTCTGCCCGCGCCTACCGTCACCCGCATCGCTCAGATTCCATCGTGAAACGATGTGCCAATAGAAAGAGTCCTTTTCAAGGAGACCCTACCATGCGCTGCACACTTCGCTGTTTAAGCCAGGCCACTGCAATCTTCTTCCTTACCATCTTCTGCGTCTTTGCTCACGCGCAAAACACCAACGCAGGCGCCATCACCGGCACCATCACCGACGCGACCGGCGCACTCCTGCCCAACGCCACCGTCACCGTCACCAATCAGGGCACGCGCGACACCCGCACCGCCATCTCCACCAGCAAAGGCTTCTACACCGTCGAGAACCTCCCCAGCGGCGACTACACCGTCTCCACCAGTCTCAAAGGCTTCCAGCAGAGCACCATCGCCAATCTCCATCTCGATCCCGGCCAGCGCCGCGGCCTCGACATCAAGCTCGCCATCGGCAACGTCTCCGCCACCGTCCAGGTTGATGCCGACACCGTCGCCGTCCAAACCGAGTCCGCAGAATCCGGCGCAACCATCACCTCCAAAGAAGTCGCGAACCTTATGCTCAATGGGCGCAACTTCCAGCAGCTCGCCACGCTTGTTCCCGGCGTCAGCAGCACCAACGGAGCCAACCAGCAGGTCAACGCCGGCTACCTCGGCCAGACCTCGCTGATCGTCGGCGGCGCATCGTCGGAAGAGACCACCTACACCGTCGATGGCGTCTACGACATGACGCCCACCTCACTCATCAACGTCAACATCACTCCCTCCATCGACGCCATCAGCGAGATGCGCGTGCTCAAAAACGCCTACAGCGCCAAGTACGGTTACGCGGGCTCGGGCCAGATACTCATCGAAACCAAATCCGGC
This is a stretch of genomic DNA from Edaphobacter acidisoli. It encodes these proteins:
- a CDS encoding beta-galactosidase produces the protein MRFAAFIAAILICSALIAQPAPTPYITPHAPLLGAAWYPEQWPESRWDADLQLMQDAHLNVVRVGEFAWSTEEPSEGHYNFDWLSRAIALAAKHHIAVVIGTPTDAPPAWLTSKYPDTLGTNADGRLRQHGTRRQFSYSSPHYREFCRQIVTELAKRFGHNPNVIGWQIDNEYTDESFDPATRRQFQQFLKAKYKTLDNLNRHWTTAYWSQTYTAWDQIPMENTGGNPGLLLDHKHFVTATWRSFQQSQIDALRPYVAPTQFITTNIGGLGWSDNWDHYRITQPLNLAAWDEYVGEGHLQVAKEAMMNDFVRGWKRQNFWLMETEPGSVNWAPINNTLDRGETRALAWQAVDHGADAVLYWQWRSALNGQEQYHGAIVGPDGTPLPIYTEIQQLGADFVAASPALAGTTPKSDVALITTYDSRWAIDFQPHTKLYEQQQILLDFYRPLESIAQSVDIVEATTNLAQYKLVVAPSLNVIPQSLADNLLTYVRAGGRLILGPRSGMKDQYNALNTQRQPGPLAAALGGRVEQFYALESPIPVGNGTASIWAEQLTVTNPATKVDLRYGKSNGWLDNQPAMITRSVGKGSITYLGTIPDPALMQSIMQSATASANIQPAFGPIPTGVEVCRRVAPDHTVYILINHGKATQQISLPSTMHEVFTNKDAATITLAPQGVAVLTTKAK
- a CDS encoding family 78 glycoside hydrolase catalytic domain → MRLMRAWVAVCVLAGCGVAQAQSHLMVATGLECDAQARPMSVEDVPQLEWKLAARGSLHGAGQSAYRVLVASSAGDIGKDHGDVWDSGRVKSDATFGVAYHGKELVPEATYFWKVMVWDERGIAAGWSEAASWTMAPTVWTAKWIGEAGTTNETAEMPVFRHEFVVKKRLVRAVLDVSALGQGEVHLNGVKVGDAEVAPAWTDYRKTVRYDAYDVTRMLRVGRNAVGVMVGNGMFNVVKTPGRYTKLVNSFGRPMVLVQMRLEYADGTSEVVATDGSWMAAPGPITFSSTYGGEDYDATKAIAGWDRVGGRSDAWSAVEVVDGPGGKLRAEVAPPLRVMRVYEPVKKTVVSSGVTVYDLGQNFAGWPEVRVKGAKGAVLKLTPGELLNADGTVSQRSSGAGRRGSQWFSYTVGATGDVEAWHPRFSYYGFRYVQVEWTSGKGEVGSLRGDAVHSSSAVTGEFASSNAMLDSIHKLIVEAMHNNEVSLFTDCPHREKLGWLEETHLVAPGLLFNNDLRGLYRATEENIADEQKSDGMVPTIAPEYTVFAKQGYGVFDDSPEWGSAEVLGGWTAYRAYGDVGELAREYPVMQRYVDYLKSKAQDGIVAYGLGDWYDIGPGEPGMEKNTTMGVTGTLMLYQDAKVMEKAAGVLGKADDVRRYAALAAQTADAFNTRFFHADTAQYDRGSQTANAMPLDLGIVPDDKRAEVLAHIVADIHTHDDHVTTGEVGYPYMLRALMDAGENDLLLAMMMRKDPPSYGSQLAAGATALTEAWDANPHSSQDHFMLGGAEEWFDRGLGGIDFDMSRARDERITIRPRVVDGMDWVRTSYDSRLGMVKSAWRRAGGALTIDVSVPVNASATVWVPVRAGETAVSQSGAMKLRDERGATVYRVDSGAWHFVVKHH
- a CDS encoding alpha-L-fucosidase, whose translation is MNQKFLIITFAAVATLVSQAQTFQHSDLSANVAHQVAKVRAANSDSTHRNLYRPDWNSLAQYRTPDWFRDAKFGIFIHWGVYSVPAFGNEWYSRNMYVPGNAAFQHQVATYGSQTKFGYKDFIPMFRAQHFDPNAWLDLFTQAGAKYIVPVAEHCDGFPMYNSSMTTWDAARMGPHRDIIAELEAATRAHGLYFGVSSHRAEHWWWYGTGRTFPSDVEDPANAGLYGPAEPMSLPTPDGKPAAKEPDPSHLERWLPPNRAFLDDWLARSTELVDKYHPDFFYFDWWIGQPAFKPYLQQFAAYYYNQSAHRGQHPVLTYKEEAMPANTATLDIERGKLDTLRLLPWQTDTSISIHSWGYVEHDQYRTAKSLIQQLVDTVSKNGNLLLNVGPKSDGTIPEEARTVLLEIGAWLRTNGEAIYSTRPFIVFGEGPTKAGTNSAEKNHDIQTYTAEDIRYTVPKDPSSHILYATALDWPEDHHLLLHILYKGNPYLPKPVCSVELLGAPGTLTFEQLPYGLSVTLPATPPNPDAYVLRIQTCSTR